From Pleurocapsa sp. PCC 7319:
CGTTGGATATCTAATCGTTTTGTTACCGCAGAAATCGACTTAATTGAGAACTCATCACCAGTTGATAATCCATCTGATGCAGGAGAGTTGGCTCCTGTCACTCCTACGGAATTAGCCCCACTTCCAGTTTTTGAAGATTCTGTCAATAAAACCATCTTTGAGCAGGCAGTTATGAATATTCAATTGGGTTTATTTAATAAAACTAAAGTACCTTTGGAAATTGATATTCTTCAGCCACAAGTACAGAAAGACTTATGCTATCTAATTTTGAAACGCCTGAGTGATACTGTTAACAACGCTCCACTTTCCAATAACTTAGAGGATAATTATCATGATTACTTAACTACTCTTTGGCAATGGAGTACTGGTTCTTTTTTAAGTCAATATTATGGTCAACTAACTGTAGAAGAAGAACAAAAATTAATCACTTTAGTAGAACAAGAATTGAACCCAGTTAAAAGTCAGATTTTCAACTATATCTATGGTATTCCGGAGTTATTTGCCTACTTGTCAGGAAAACCAGGTTTGAAGGTCGATAATGTTATTTATCAATCTGATGCTCCAGAGGCGATCGCCCGTATTGAATTTTTGTTACATAATTTTATTATTCACCTTGCCAATGCTGTCATGCAGGTAATTTTAAATAATTTTTATGATTGGGAAATTTTTAAATATCAACTTTATCGATCTAACTATAAAAGCGATCGTGAGTTAGCTCGCTTTCGTAATCAATTGTCCTGGAGATATCGTCAAGAAATATATTTCACCCATCCCCAAGACATTTTCGAAAGTCGTCATCGTCTGTTTGTCTTCAATGATGGCAAAATTAGAACAATGTTTATTTATGCGCCTCGTAAAGAAGAATTAGAGCAGTTAACAGGGATATCTTGGTTGGTCACGATTGTGATTGAAATTCGAGATGCGATCGCACCACTGGTACGGAGGTTTGTCGCCCTCGCTGGTAATGCAGTGGTATTTGTTTTGACTCAGGTAATTGGCAAAAGTTTGGGTTTAATTGGGAAAGGTATTATTCAAGGAATTGGCAGCACGATTAAAGATATTCCGAATAGTAAAAAATAACGATGCCCAAGTTGGCAATCTATTTGAGTTCGGAATTTGGAGTTCGGAGTTTGGAATTCGGAGTTCGGAGTTCGGAGTTCGGAGTTCGGAGTTCGGAGTTCGGAGTTCGGAGTTCGGAGTTCGGAGTTCGGAGTTCGGAATTATAGGTTAATTGGAATTCGGAATTCGGAGTTCAAAAAAGTCATGTTACCCGATATGCACCAGTCCCTATATCAAAACTCAATCCTTGCTCGGCTCTCCCACCACTGAAAGCAGTTTGAAAAATTTCCTTCACCTTAGCATTCTCTAGAGGTTCATCTTTGGTGAAATAATTATGAGCATTGCGAATAGATTTCGCGTCTGTGAAATCTAGATAAGTAGCATTTCTGGAATTAAGATTGCGTACGCTGTTTCCCAATCGGGACTCTTGTTCATCGCCTCCTTTCAACTCTGAAAAAGCTAAGGCAAAATCATCTTCATTGATAGTGATGAACAGACGATTGCGAAACTTGATTCGATCTACCCAGGTTACATGATCTGGATTGTTGACATCCGCAGCGATCATGACGATGTTATCGAATAATAATGTTTCTCCTTCATAAATAGGGGATTCTAGTAAATGCTCCAGTAAATAAGCTCCCATACTGTGCATAGCAAAGCTAATTTTTTGCCCACAGTCTCTGTCTCTATATTTTTTGAGATAGTCGGCAAGTTTCTCAAAAAAGCGATCAAGGGCATAAACTGACTGGGAAGCTTCTCGTTTATCGCTCCGATAACTTGTTGGACCATCACCATCTGATGGCCAAGTAAACAGCACTACTTCTAAATCTTGGTAAATCTCTTGTATTCTAAAAGCTATCTCTAAAGCTCCTTCAAAATTGGTATTAAAACCATGACAAAAGACAAGACAATTAGTTGAGCGATCGCACATTCGCTTTTGGGTTTTGAGAAATGCGGCTTCACTAGCCACCATTTCTTCTCCCTCGTAGATATCTCGATCTGGCAATATTTCTACTCGCCATGAACCGTCTACTTTGTTTACTTCTGCTAATCTTAGCTCGCTGGGATCGACTTCATTAAATCTTTTACCAAAACGTTTTTCAGGAGATTGAGACGGTTGTAAATTTCTGTTGGTAACAACATACATTTTAGATACTCCCTGGCAGTAATGTTAAGAATAAGGACTTTATTGTTTCCTTTCTATAAAACTATCCATTTTGTACCTTATTATTGCCCCGATCGCGAAAAATCATTTAAATAAAGCGATATTTCTTAATAATGCAATGGTTTATTACAAAGCGATGAGTCACTTGCTAATGGCTAATGGCTAATGGCTAATGGCTAATGGCTAATGGCTAATGGCTAATGGCTAATGGCTAATGGCTAATGGCTAATGGCTAATGGCTAATGGCTAATGGCTAATGGAAAAATTAGCAGAGAAATCAAACTTCAAAACACATGTAATAAATTAACTTCGATGTTTAATTTAGTGAAAATGAGCTTACTGAAATTCTTCAATTTTATCGAGACGGATTACCGGACCATTGTCTAATTTACACCAGTCAACACCTTCTGCAGCATATATATCTACAATCTGTCCTCTAACTTCGGTAAACTTATTTGATTTATTTCGGTATGTAATGGTGCATTGGCGTTTTAGAGTAGCAATTTCCTGCAGGATATCTCGTAAATAACAGCTTTCGGGAGTGTCATCAGTCATTGGTTAATCCTCATAATTTAAAAAGCACAATTCTTCGGCAGTGGTTCGACAGAAGCCAAAATAGCTGCGAAATGTTCGGGTAAATTAACTGGAGAAAAACCATCTCTAACTGTTCCCTGTTGAGCCATTGGACTATAACCATTAGAAGACATATGAACCCTGACAATGACCGTCTGATGGGGGTTAATTGCTACAATGCCTCCTGTACGT
This genomic window contains:
- a CDS encoding alpha/beta hydrolase codes for the protein MYVVTNRNLQPSQSPEKRFGKRFNEVDPSELRLAEVNKVDGSWRVEILPDRDIYEGEEMVASEAAFLKTQKRMCDRSTNCLVFCHGFNTNFEGALEIAFRIQEIYQDLEVVLFTWPSDGDGPTSYRSDKREASQSVYALDRFFEKLADYLKKYRDRDCGQKISFAMHSMGAYLLEHLLESPIYEGETLLFDNIVMIAADVNNPDHVTWVDRIKFRNRLFITINEDDFALAFSELKGGDEQESRLGNSVRNLNSRNATYLDFTDAKSIRNAHNYFTKDEPLENAKVKEIFQTAFSGGRAEQGLSFDIGTGAYRVT
- a CDS encoding DUF3685 domain-containing protein, giving the protein MTKDKIKLFIVDRDSIFRLGLCTAIAQYADFEIVGEGNISNDTLRELTQGLILNVLVLGVSSHTSASEISSLKFCQQLRLLYPQLPLFLLTPNFSLRKLTKIQSWGVRGYCERNSSITTIIEGLYSVAYGDTYWQVENLRPQLWQNVLARISKPGRLQIEESLREIETQLNNPDLSDWEKVFLVGRKRELLAARWISNRFVTAEIDLIENSSPVDNPSDAGELAPVTPTELAPLPVFEDSVNKTIFEQAVMNIQLGLFNKTKVPLEIDILQPQVQKDLCYLILKRLSDTVNNAPLSNNLEDNYHDYLTTLWQWSTGSFLSQYYGQLTVEEEQKLITLVEQELNPVKSQIFNYIYGIPELFAYLSGKPGLKVDNVIYQSDAPEAIARIEFLLHNFIIHLANAVMQVILNNFYDWEIFKYQLYRSNYKSDRELARFRNQLSWRYRQEIYFTHPQDIFESRHRLFVFNDGKIRTMFIYAPRKEELEQLTGISWLVTIVIEIRDAIAPLVRRFVALAGNAVVFVLTQVIGKSLGLIGKGIIQGIGSTIKDIPNSKK